Below is a genomic region from Rhodospirillaceae bacterium.
TGAGACCGTATTCACCGTACCGGCCTCGACCATCAAATACGGGCCTGAGGCGCTCAACGAGTTGGGCGATGATGCCCACAGGTTAGGCATGACACGGACCGCCCTGTTCACGGACGAGCATGTGGTCGAAACCGAACCTTTGAAAACAGCCCTGGACGCGCTGATGAAGGCCGGGGTCGAGACGGTTGTTTTTGACGCGGTCAAGGTAGAACCAACAGATGACAGTTTCAGGGTCGCCGCCCAATTCGCCAGCGAAGGAAATTTCGATGGCTACATATCGCTCGGCGGGGGGTCTGTTATTGATACTGCCAAGATCGCTAACCTGCTGGCCACGCACCCTGATGATCTGATGGCCTACGTCAACGCGCCCATAGGTCAGGCGAAACCGGTTCCAGGGCCAATCAAGCCGCATATTGCCTGCCCGACGACCTGTGGCACAGGCAGCGAAACCACTGGCGTCGCGGTTTTCGATCTGGTCCGCGAACAGGTCAAAACCGGCATTTCATCCATTCATCTTCGCCCGGCCCTGGCCCTTGTTGATCCGGTGACAACCGAAAGCTTGCCGGCAGGGGTGATTGCCGCAACCGGTTTTGACGTGCTCACCCACGCCATTGAATCTTTTACCGCCCGGCCCTACAGATCCCGTGAAAAGCCCGAACTTGGCAGCCGCCCTCCCTATCAGGGGGCCAACCCTTTTTCTGACATTGGCGCCGAGGCCGCCATTCGTATCGGCGGGGAGTATCTGGTTGCCGCCGTCCG
It encodes:
- a CDS encoding iron-containing alcohol dehydrogenase translates to MTSPNPFPALDDGETVFTVPASTIKYGPEALNELGDDAHRLGMTRTALFTDEHVVETEPLKTALDALMKAGVETVVFDAVKVEPTDDSFRVAAQFASEGNFDGYISLGGGSVIDTAKIANLLATHPDDLMAYVNAPIGQAKPVPGPIKPHIACPTTCGTGSETTGVAVFDLVREQVKTGISSIHLRPALALVDPVTTESLPAGVIAATGFDVLTHAIESFTARPYRSREKPELGSRPPYQGANPFSDIGAEAAIRIGGEYLVAAVREPDNIEARHQLMFAATLAGQAFGNAGVHIPHAMSYSVAGLNHEYVAKGYENANPMIPHGLSVVINAPAAFRFTGPAGPERHLQAAAALGADTSNAAPLDGGELLALRLSDMMQATGLPSGLAEIGYSEDDIPALVKGSYAQQRLLAQAPCPVSEENLADIYRAAMKYW